From Enterococcus wangshanyuanii, the proteins below share one genomic window:
- the xseA gene encoding exodeoxyribonuclease VII large subunit, translating into MEQQYLTVTALTKYLKRKFDADPYLERVYLTGEISNFRLRPNAHQYFSLKDDGAKISAIMFKSAFQKLKFQPKEGMKVLVVGRVSLYENGGSYQIYVEHMEPDGVGALYQALAELREKLGKEGLFEGPKKMLPRYPKRIAVITSPSGAVIRDIITTVKRRYPIAQLVLFPTLVQGDQAADDIVRNIQRVEELGTFDTMIMGRGGGSIEDLWPFNEERVARAIYQAKTPIISSVGHETDVTIADMVADVRAATPTAAAELAVPVLNEELLKINDRQTRLEQSFIYQLKQKTDRYQRLKNSYVFKQPDRLYEGQTIKLDRITQRLIQSMETVYHQKQRTAQEIIGQFRQQSPQSQIREGQQQLKFLDESLHNRMEQYMKDKQKQFSSAVQQLDLLSPLKIMGRGYSYTTKEQQVIKSVTELKPKEKIQIHYVDGVVDTVVEKVLPVEEEQ; encoded by the coding sequence ATGGAACAGCAATATTTAACAGTCACAGCTTTAACCAAATATTTAAAACGTAAATTCGATGCTGATCCATACTTGGAACGAGTATATTTAACAGGAGAAATTTCTAACTTTCGCTTACGGCCAAACGCCCATCAATATTTTAGCTTAAAAGATGATGGTGCAAAAATTTCTGCAATTATGTTTAAATCAGCCTTTCAAAAGCTGAAGTTTCAACCTAAAGAAGGAATGAAGGTCTTAGTTGTCGGTCGCGTATCTCTATATGAAAATGGCGGCTCGTATCAAATTTATGTTGAACATATGGAGCCCGATGGTGTTGGCGCGCTGTATCAGGCATTAGCCGAATTACGTGAAAAACTAGGAAAAGAAGGCTTATTTGAAGGACCTAAAAAAATGCTGCCTCGTTATCCTAAACGAATTGCAGTGATCACTAGTCCTAGCGGGGCAGTTATTCGAGATATTATTACAACGGTGAAAAGAAGATATCCGATTGCTCAGCTGGTTCTTTTTCCTACGTTAGTCCAAGGAGACCAAGCAGCAGATGATATTGTACGGAATATTCAACGAGTGGAAGAATTAGGTACTTTTGATACAATGATCATGGGTCGAGGCGGTGGTTCTATTGAGGATCTGTGGCCTTTTAATGAAGAACGGGTGGCCAGGGCGATTTATCAGGCGAAAACGCCGATCATTTCTTCTGTCGGGCATGAAACGGACGTGACGATCGCGGATATGGTTGCAGACGTTCGTGCTGCGACACCAACTGCGGCGGCAGAATTAGCGGTTCCGGTTTTAAATGAAGAATTATTGAAAATCAACGATCGCCAAACACGTTTAGAACAAAGCTTTATTTACCAATTGAAGCAAAAGACTGATCGCTATCAGCGTTTAAAAAATTCGTATGTCTTCAAACAGCCGGATCGTTTATATGAAGGACAAACCATCAAGTTAGACCGAATCACGCAACGTTTGATTCAGTCGATGGAAACTGTTTATCATCAAAAACAACGGACAGCGCAAGAAATCATAGGTCAGTTCAGACAACAAAGTCCTCAAAGTCAGATCAGAGAAGGACAGCAGCAATTAAAATTTTTGGACGAATCCTTGCATAATCGCATGGAACAGTACATGAAAGACAAACAAAAGCAATTTAGCTCTGCTGTGCAACAGCTAGATCTATTAAGTCCTTTAAAAATCATGGGTCGTGGCTATAGCTATACAACGAAAGAACAGCAAGTGATCAAATCGGTCACTGAACTAAAACCAAAAGAAAAAATCCAGATCCATTATGTTGATGGAGTCGTAGATACGGTGGTAGAAAAGGTTTTACCCGTGGAAGAGGAGCAATAA
- a CDS encoding bifunctional methylenetetrahydrofolate dehydrogenase/methenyltetrahydrofolate cyclohydrolase, producing the protein MGELINGRELADKMQAQIKEEVTELEKKGIKPGLVVLLVGENPASQTYVKNKDLAAAKIGIRSKIERLPETISEAELLEVIERYNQDPEFHGILVQLPLPKHIDEEKVLLAVDSNKDVDGFHPMNMGHLFIGEPTMVPCTPYGIMKMFEAYNIDLEGKRAVVIGRSNIVGKPMAQLMMMKNATVTIAHSRTVDLPAVTREADILVVAIGRGHFVTKEFVKPGAVVIDVGMNRDENGKLIGDVKFDEVSEIASYITPVPKGVGPMTITMLMYQTVEAAKKQK; encoded by the coding sequence ATGGGAGAGTTAATCAACGGTCGTGAATTAGCAGACAAAATGCAGGCGCAAATCAAAGAAGAAGTAACAGAACTTGAAAAAAAGGGCATTAAACCGGGTTTAGTCGTGTTGTTGGTCGGTGAAAATCCAGCGAGTCAAACGTATGTGAAGAACAAAGATTTAGCAGCAGCTAAAATCGGGATTCGTTCAAAAATCGAACGTTTGCCTGAAACGATTTCAGAAGCTGAGTTACTTGAGGTGATCGAACGCTACAATCAAGATCCCGAATTTCATGGTATTTTGGTTCAGTTACCGTTACCAAAACATATCGATGAAGAAAAAGTCTTACTTGCTGTTGATTCGAACAAAGATGTTGATGGCTTTCATCCAATGAACATGGGACACTTATTTATCGGTGAGCCGACAATGGTTCCATGTACGCCTTACGGCATCATGAAAATGTTTGAAGCCTATAATATCGACTTAGAAGGGAAACGAGCAGTAGTGATCGGACGGAGTAATATCGTTGGTAAACCGATGGCTCAGTTAATGATGATGAAAAATGCGACTGTGACGATCGCTCATTCTAGAACTGTAGATTTACCGGCTGTTACCAGAGAAGCAGATATTCTTGTTGTTGCGATCGGTCGCGGCCATTTCGTGACAAAAGAGTTCGTGAAGCCTGGTGCAGTCGTCATTGATGTGGGCATGAACCGCGATGAAAACGGGAAGCTGATCGGTGATGTGAAATTTGATGAAGTCTCAGAGATCGCCAGCTATATCACGCCTGTACCAAAAGGTGTTGGTCCGATGACGATCACGATGCTGATGTATCAAACAGTCGAGGCTGCTAAAAAACAAAAGTAA
- the nusB gene encoding transcription antitermination factor NusB: MSKPSFTRHEIREKALQALFPLDFNIDLTKQDAIYYALELDNRDIISEDGEEFVPTYLDLLVGGVCDRKSELDEVIKKHLGTNWTINRIAKMDLIILRMAIFEMIYAGDVPNTVALNEAIELTKKFSDDRSRKFVNGVLSNVMKDLEE, translated from the coding sequence GCTTTACTCGTCATGAGATTCGTGAAAAAGCACTACAAGCTTTATTTCCTTTGGATTTTAATATCGATTTGACGAAACAAGATGCGATTTATTATGCTTTAGAATTAGATAACCGTGATATCATCAGCGAAGATGGGGAAGAATTTGTTCCAACTTATCTAGATTTATTGGTTGGTGGCGTCTGTGACCGTAAATCAGAGTTAGATGAGGTCATTAAGAAACATTTAGGTACGAATTGGACGATCAATAGGATCGCTAAAATGGACTTGATCATTCTACGTATGGCTATTTTTGAAATGATCTATGCAGGAGATGTGCCTAATACAGTAGCATTGAATGAAGCAATTGAATTAACCAAAAAATTTAGTGATGACCGCTCAAGAAAATTTGTCAATGGCGTACTGTCAAATGTCATGAAGGATCTTGAAGAGTAA